From one Amycolatopsis sp. FDAARGOS 1241 genomic stretch:
- a CDS encoding sulfite oxidase-like oxidoreductase produces the protein MGVITPGFAGRARGGNPRLPPGQYLTEDFPVLSAGPTPRVNLDKWEFSVTTEKGEKRSFSWHEMTALPSEKFAVDIHCVTQWTKLDTRWRGVPVATLLGDLDTEADYVMAHSYGGYTTNMPLADLLDGQAWVVYEYNGKPLSPEHGGPARLLVPHLYFWKSAKWVRGLELTTKDEPGFWETAGYHDYGDPWREQRYQGD, from the coding sequence ATGGGTGTCATCACGCCTGGGTTCGCCGGTCGCGCCCGCGGGGGAAACCCGCGGCTGCCACCGGGTCAGTACCTCACGGAGGACTTCCCCGTCCTGTCCGCCGGCCCGACACCGCGCGTGAACCTCGACAAGTGGGAGTTCTCCGTCACGACGGAGAAGGGTGAGAAGCGCTCTTTCTCGTGGCACGAGATGACGGCGCTGCCGAGCGAGAAGTTCGCCGTGGACATCCACTGCGTCACGCAGTGGACCAAACTGGACACCCGCTGGCGCGGCGTACCGGTGGCGACGCTGCTGGGCGACCTCGACACCGAGGCCGACTACGTGATGGCCCACTCCTACGGCGGTTACACCACGAACATGCCGCTCGCCGACCTGCTCGACGGGCAGGCGTGGGTCGTCTACGAGTACAACGGCAAGCCGCTCTCGCCGGAGCACGGCGGCCCCGCGCGGCTGCTGGTGCCGCACCTGTACTTCTGGAAGTCGGCGAAGTGGGTGCGCGGGCTGGAACTGACCACCAAGGACGAACCGGGGTTCTGGGAAACCGC